The following proteins are co-located in the Desulfatitalea tepidiphila genome:
- a CDS encoding bifunctional sulfate adenylyltransferase/adenylylsulfate kinase, with the protein MQPSFSTKPHGNELKNLLVEADRAVILKELSLNLPDVILKDHHLCDFELLATGAFSPLEGFMIRADYEPVLDRLQLRDGTTWPLPICLDITETRARNLEAGQSIALRDPEGFLLGVMHVEDIWPIDHEKEMKILYGQKDDNHPGIQHILTNTGDYYVGGKLEVISLPLHYDFKLLRSTPHEVRGEIYKLGWQRVVGYQTNSVMHRPQFELTLEAMRRAKANLLLLPIVGVMRTEDFDYYTRVRCYKEVIKHYPPDSNILSLLPYFMRFAGPREALMGAIVAKNYGCTHFAVSHNHADPGRNKGYDNFYDWNASKSWLEKYGAGLGISLLLFDEMVYLPFEDEHRFATDLNKDTKTMKMSGVDIRYRITSGRQVPGWVSFPEVLDELRKAYPPPGRQGFTIFLTGLSGAGKSTIAKVLFSKMLEIGERPVTLLDGDIVRQNLSSELSFSKEHRDLNVRRIGFVASEITKNRGIAICAPIAPYENTRMEIRRSIEAYGGFFEVHVSTPLNECEKRDRKGMYAKARAGLIKGYTGIDDPYEAPKAPELSIDTSNITPDEAAHEILLLLGQRGYI; encoded by the coding sequence ATGCAGCCCAGCTTTTCGACTAAGCCACACGGTAATGAACTAAAAAATCTTCTGGTTGAAGCGGATCGTGCAGTTATTTTAAAGGAACTTTCGTTAAACCTGCCCGATGTCATACTGAAAGACCATCATCTATGCGATTTTGAATTACTTGCCACTGGTGCATTTTCACCCTTAGAGGGCTTTATGATCAGGGCGGATTATGAACCCGTATTAGATCGATTGCAATTAAGAGACGGTACAACCTGGCCACTTCCGATATGCCTGGATATTACCGAAACTCGAGCACGCAACCTTGAAGCCGGTCAGTCCATTGCGCTGCGCGATCCAGAGGGTTTTTTGCTGGGTGTTATGCACGTCGAGGATATATGGCCGATTGATCATGAAAAAGAGATGAAAATCCTCTATGGCCAAAAAGATGATAACCATCCGGGTATTCAACACATTTTAACTAACACGGGGGACTATTATGTCGGTGGGAAGCTGGAGGTGATCAGTCTCCCGCTGCACTATGATTTCAAGCTGCTGCGCTCTACGCCGCATGAGGTTCGCGGGGAAATCTATAAATTGGGTTGGCAGCGAGTCGTTGGGTACCAAACCAACAGTGTGATGCACCGACCTCAATTCGAGTTGACCCTCGAGGCGATGCGGCGGGCCAAAGCGAATCTGTTGTTGCTCCCGATCGTCGGCGTCATGAGAACTGAGGATTTCGACTACTACACACGGGTGCGCTGCTACAAAGAGGTCATCAAACACTACCCACCCGATTCCAATATATTATCCCTTTTGCCTTACTTCATGCGTTTTGCAGGCCCCAGAGAAGCTCTAATGGGTGCCATCGTGGCCAAAAATTACGGATGCACTCATTTCGCGGTAAGTCATAACCATGCCGATCCAGGGCGCAATAAGGGATATGATAACTTTTATGACTGGAACGCATCGAAATCATGGTTGGAAAAATACGGTGCTGGACTTGGTATCTCATTATTACTCTTCGATGAAATGGTTTATCTGCCATTTGAGGATGAGCATCGATTTGCTACCGATTTGAATAAAGATACCAAAACAATGAAAATGAGTGGTGTCGACATCCGATACAGGATTACCAGTGGTCGACAGGTGCCAGGGTGGGTTTCGTTTCCTGAGGTTCTAGATGAACTGCGCAAAGCCTATCCTCCACCTGGAAGGCAAGGGTTCACCATTTTTTTGACCGGTCTGTCGGGTGCTGGCAAATCAACTATTGCCAAGGTTCTTTTTTCAAAAATGTTGGAGATCGGTGAACGTCCGGTAACCTTGCTCGATGGTGATATCGTGAGGCAAAATTTATCGAGTGAACTGAGCTTTTCAAAAGAGCATCGTGATCTCAATGTGCGCCGAATCGGCTTTGTGGCCAGCGAGATAACGAAGAACAGGGGCATCGCAATTTGTGCGCCAATTGCACCTTATGAAAACACACGTATGGAAATCAGACGATCTATAGAAGCGTATGGAGGATTTTTCGAGGTTCATGTCTCGACACCACTGAATGAATGTGAAAAACGTGATCGTAAAGGCATGTATGCGAAAGCCCGAGCCGGATTGATAAAAGGTTACACTGGAATTGACGACCCTTATGAAGCGCCTAAGGCGCCTGAATTGAGTATCGACACATCCAACATAACGCCTGACGAAGCTGCCCATGAAATTTTACTTCTCTTAGGGCAACGGGGTTATATATAG
- a CDS encoding MerR family transcriptional regulator: MINTSKNYSFSEMASLIGLDEKKIHVYFHKGLIGLNDYKNRLGFSDIDYARLRIIKHADDLGYQHEEIKSLIGSADDLSSANDPLMFCKNFAIQRYKQIIKELDHCEPLEQVKKQCDLKLISTYIKELKNSTFGNGLGDENMVYPVEFMKK, translated from the coding sequence ATGATTAACACATCAAAAAATTACTCGTTTTCAGAAATGGCGAGCCTGATTGGCCTGGACGAAAAAAAAATCCATGTTTATTTCCATAAGGGCCTGATTGGTCTGAACGATTACAAAAACAGATTGGGTTTCAGCGATATTGATTATGCGCGATTGAGAATCATCAAACACGCTGATGATCTGGGCTATCAACACGAAGAGATCAAAAGTTTAATAGGATCTGCCGATGACCTTTCTTCTGCCAACGATCCACTTATGTTTTGTAAAAACTTCGCAATTCAAAGGTACAAACAGATTATTAAAGAATTGGACCATTGCGAGCCCTTAGAGCAGGTCAAAAAGCAATGTGATTTAAAATTGATCAGCACCTATATCAAAGAGCTTAAAAACTCAACTTTCGGGAATGGATTAGGGGATGAAAATATGGTCTATCCTGTTGAATTCATGAAGAAATAA
- a CDS encoding IS4 family transposase, which translates to MDHISIASQSQDPVHVQGKIDDFFGRFKIATLMHRCGVRKHHGHSVRSLTKAIFTLPFVGKNFFRGIVLNSELPFGKDAAYELLKGGTYNWRRLLLALGLRLFGVFNRLTSEDRDSVLIIDDSPYDRSRSKWVELLARVWDHSTGRFLKGFRMLTICWSDGASCLPMDFALLSSADAKKRLCESQKALDKRCCAYQRRKEATEKATAHLETMVKRILSTGVTAKYLLMDSWFTMPATVISLAQHIKIIGMVKRSPKIHYLFNGQSLDLMAIYRRLVKRRGRAKILASTQVMLNDSVAAKLVFVRDRRKKQWLTLLSTDTGLADEDIVRIYGKRWDIEVFFKMAKQHLKLAKEIQCRDFDALIAHTTIVFMRYMFLAYHCRMETDHRTFGDLFYACCDEVADISFIEALCRILTLAADRLRQMGTFCEKTAAAFFDAIMDAALQCVGLSKNKLAIA; encoded by the coding sequence ATGGACCATATCAGCATCGCCTCCCAATCGCAAGACCCTGTTCACGTTCAAGGCAAAATTGATGACTTCTTTGGCCGTTTTAAAATCGCAACGCTCATGCATCGATGTGGCGTGCGCAAACATCACGGCCATAGTGTTCGCTCTTTGACAAAAGCCATATTCACACTGCCCTTTGTCGGTAAGAACTTCTTCCGCGGCATCGTACTCAACAGCGAATTGCCTTTCGGCAAAGACGCCGCCTACGAGTTGCTCAAGGGCGGGACCTACAACTGGAGGCGTCTGCTTCTCGCCTTAGGCCTGCGGCTGTTTGGTGTTTTTAACCGCCTGACCAGCGAGGATCGCGATTCAGTGCTCATCATCGATGACAGTCCCTATGACCGCTCCCGCTCCAAGTGGGTCGAACTGCTCGCAAGGGTCTGGGATCACAGCACCGGCCGCTTTTTGAAAGGCTTTCGGATGCTCACCATCTGCTGGTCGGATGGAGCCAGTTGTCTGCCGATGGATTTTGCCCTGTTGTCTTCCGCGGATGCCAAAAAGCGCTTGTGCGAGAGCCAAAAGGCCCTGGATAAACGCTGCTGCGCATACCAGCGTCGCAAAGAAGCCACCGAAAAGGCCACCGCGCATCTTGAGACCATGGTAAAGCGTATTCTTTCAACGGGTGTCACGGCCAAATACCTGCTGATGGACAGCTGGTTTACCATGCCGGCAACCGTGATATCCCTGGCCCAGCACATCAAGATCATCGGTATGGTGAAAAGGTCGCCTAAGATTCACTACCTTTTCAACGGCCAATCTTTGGATCTGATGGCCATCTACCGCAGACTTGTAAAACGCCGTGGCCGCGCCAAGATCCTGGCCAGCACCCAAGTGATGCTCAATGATTCGGTTGCAGCCAAGCTGGTGTTTGTGCGCGATAGACGAAAGAAGCAGTGGCTTACGCTGCTGTCGACCGACACTGGGCTGGCCGATGAGGATATCGTGCGCATCTACGGGAAACGTTGGGATATCGAGGTGTTTTTCAAGATGGCCAAACAGCACTTGAAACTGGCCAAGGAAATTCAGTGTCGGGACTTCGATGCCTTGATCGCTCACACCACCATCGTCTTTATGCGCTATATGTTCCTGGCCTACCATTGCCGCATGGAGACAGATCATCGCACCTTTGGAGACCTGTTCTACGCCTGCTGCGATGAGGTGGCCGATATCTCATTTATCGAGGCGCTATGTCGCATTTTGACGCTGGCCGCCGATAGGCTCAGGCAGATGGGCACTTTCTGCGAAAAGACGGCGGCTGCCTTCTTCGATGCGATCATGGACGCAGCGTTGCAGTGTGTTGGCTTGTCAAAGAACAAATTGGCGATCGCTTAA
- a CDS encoding tetratricopeptide repeat protein, which translates to MSTVVEHTSTSEKDTLPQHHSAAKDSHSLFYTIPFKLKWILIAAASIAIVIALSTLFVSTPDVDEIQTAAEPSPPPQLQKIHKGRKEEAIKPVKTSSSDVSPLKLNTPAGEDDPENKNTSPVPASPPSKNMAENNPSRSTFSSMESSENSFPISEVQRPEQPLAPIVMIEDFNLWHDSVKQTYQAEFKIVKNQTANAPETVSGWVFVALEVDKEDGDNTDGFIIPSVEFSSGKPAWLPRSGQFIIKNYKPMFLNAFSSVTPDQVSSIQVLVYSSDKQLLLQKFINSPIQRSISLSEKTKTASEDNNDQSIQSTPILPLPPKSESHSSIPVPFKEESLSKPSKMSKTSAVKPQKTDNPEAVTWEQRSYDAAVNGYFDQAIAHATKAIELDPGRVNPYINRSWAYIEKGLLDQAIEDGKTALLIDPKNAYALNNLGLAHHRHSQISEAKDYYQRSCELGLKLGCDNFKTLTNRSRLEQLIDQSQAAFENGDWALVIRTATEAIELDPQNAVPYTNRSAAYAKLNYLNKALKDSNDAIKYNPNFSLSYNNRGYVYELLGENKKAAADYRKSCSLGLELGCQNFERLSKAP; encoded by the coding sequence GTGTCGACAGTCGTCGAGCATACCTCAACATCAGAAAAGGACACGCTGCCGCAGCATCATTCTGCTGCAAAAGATTCACACTCACTGTTTTACACCATCCCTTTCAAGCTGAAATGGATTCTTATCGCTGCCGCGAGTATTGCAATCGTTATAGCCCTATCAACCCTTTTTGTTTCTACACCCGATGTCGACGAAATTCAAACTGCCGCCGAACCCTCTCCTCCACCGCAACTTCAAAAAATACACAAAGGCAGGAAGGAAGAAGCCATCAAGCCGGTTAAAACCAGTTCATCCGATGTCTCTCCTCTTAAGTTGAACACCCCTGCGGGGGAGGACGATCCTGAAAATAAAAATACTTCACCGGTACCGGCCAGTCCGCCGAGTAAAAATATGGCCGAGAATAATCCTTCACGAAGCACTTTTTCATCCATGGAATCTTCGGAAAATTCTTTTCCCATTTCAGAAGTCCAACGACCAGAACAACCCCTCGCCCCAATAGTCATGATTGAAGATTTCAACCTATGGCATGACAGTGTTAAACAAACATATCAGGCTGAATTTAAAATCGTTAAAAATCAGACCGCCAATGCCCCTGAAACGGTTTCAGGATGGGTATTTGTAGCCTTGGAAGTAGATAAAGAAGATGGCGATAACACCGATGGTTTTATCATTCCGTCCGTTGAATTCTCGTCAGGCAAACCCGCTTGGTTACCAAGATCTGGCCAGTTCATCATTAAGAACTATAAGCCAATGTTTTTAAACGCATTTTCATCAGTTACCCCTGACCAGGTCAGCTCCATCCAAGTTCTGGTCTACTCTTCTGACAAACAGCTCCTGCTCCAAAAATTTATCAACTCTCCAATCCAACGGTCCATTTCTTTGTCCGAAAAGACTAAAACCGCATCTGAAGATAATAACGACCAATCAATACAAAGCACGCCGATTTTACCTTTACCTCCGAAATCTGAATCGCATTCTTCGATACCTGTCCCCTTTAAGGAAGAATCTCTCTCCAAACCCTCCAAGATGTCAAAAACATCGGCCGTCAAGCCCCAAAAGACTGATAATCCAGAGGCTGTTACCTGGGAACAGAGAAGCTATGATGCAGCCGTTAATGGATATTTCGATCAAGCCATCGCCCATGCCACCAAAGCCATCGAGCTTGACCCAGGAAGGGTCAACCCATATATCAATCGCTCATGGGCATATATAGAAAAAGGCCTGCTGGACCAGGCTATTGAGGACGGGAAAACAGCTCTTTTGATCGATCCAAAAAATGCATACGCATTGAACAACCTTGGACTCGCCCATCATCGCCACTCACAAATTTCCGAAGCCAAAGACTACTATCAGAGATCATGCGAATTGGGACTCAAGCTTGGCTGTGATAACTTCAAAACATTAACCAATCGATCACGCCTTGAACAGTTGATTGATCAGAGTCAAGCTGCATTTGAAAATGGGGATTGGGCATTGGTTATTCGCACCGCCACTGAGGCCATCGAATTGGACCCCCAAAATGCCGTCCCATATACAAACAGATCTGCAGCATACGCAAAGCTGAATTACCTTAACAAGGCATTAAAAGACAGTAATGATGCAATCAAGTACAATCCCAATTTTTCACTATCCTACAACAATAGAGGATACGTATATGAGTTACTAGGCGAAAACAAAAAGGCTGCAGCGGATTACCGTAAAAGCTGCAGCCTCGGGCTTGAGTTGGGATGCCAGAACTTCGAACGCCTTTCAAAAGCGCCATGA
- a CDS encoding DUF5320 domain-containing protein — MNSKVVSILNHPTSSLTKGSILKQDFKEALKAWRRSAWERLSPSSSSWSTRSFKLAKSHPGIGEISPPPSEGAVITQGGTAAERIDLLEARIQNLETMLKSVDKRLNSLMNVRDEKDAVVLELFKLLKSSMESRYDTLLNVARIKAKN; from the coding sequence ATGAACTCGAAAGTTGTCTCTATCTTAAATCATCCGACAAGCTCTTTGACCAAAGGATCGATACTGAAACAGGATTTTAAAGAAGCGTTAAAAGCTTGGCGCCGATCGGCATGGGAGCGTTTGTCGCCCTCCAGCAGCAGTTGGTCCACCAGATCGTTCAAGTTGGCAAAATCCCATCCAGGAATAGGTGAAATTAGCCCGCCGCCATCCGAAGGCGCAGTTATTACTCAAGGAGGGACGGCTGCAGAACGCATTGACCTACTAGAGGCTCGAATACAAAATCTGGAGACAATGCTCAAAAGTGTAGATAAGCGTTTAAATTCATTAATGAATGTTCGAGATGAAAAAGATGCCGTGGTTTTAGAGCTATTCAAACTGCTCAAAAGCAGCATGGAAAGCCGCTATGATACCTTATTGAATGTCGCTCGCATTAAAGCAAAGAATTAA
- a CDS encoding sugar transferase, translating into MTQGSNKVFNYLQRCLDLFIIFFITVLAGDRLIPGELVKVLLIYCSLLMMVVFSLFPVYSPWAKSGTIQQVSALAAAWLVVLIGLNIIILLLSDKEQLTVLSPFGLFSLSGFNFWAFFIFCGLAAIRLALHGFLLIMRSTGYIQQTAIVIGATETGQKLAQYLMANPFLGIEVAGFFDDTQPVGVDVKVGRGHRVKVLGRINDCQEYMRNEEIDLAFLALPMREEKTITEILCKLGNSWHGMLMVQDIFSNVIQKARLQPLGELQVMNFCLFPRWKRVFDIVFSLIVLLITLPLWLIILLAIKAEDGGPIFFHQTRVAEGGKCFNSLKFRSMHPDAQERLEYLLHKDPLLQEEWLARSKLKNDPRETRVGKIMRRFSVDELPQLLNVLSGEMSIVGARPVIYEELEKYYREATLTYCAMKPGITGPWQVVSHNEGLNYADRVEMDRRYILQCSIWNDLGIILKTIWRIIFAKGT; encoded by the coding sequence ATGACTCAAGGTTCCAATAAGGTCTTTAATTATTTGCAACGCTGCTTAGATCTGTTCATCATCTTTTTCATAACAGTTTTAGCAGGTGACCGCCTGATACCCGGTGAGTTGGTCAAAGTACTTTTGATTTATTGCAGTCTGTTGATGATGGTGGTTTTTTCCCTTTTCCCAGTGTACTCCCCTTGGGCTAAATCCGGCACGATACAACAGGTTTCCGCCTTAGCCGCTGCATGGCTGGTCGTGCTCATTGGCTTGAATATCATAATTCTTCTGCTGAGCGACAAAGAACAATTGACAGTTCTTTCACCGTTCGGGCTGTTTTCTCTATCCGGATTCAACTTTTGGGCGTTTTTCATCTTCTGCGGGCTCGCGGCCATCCGGCTGGCCTTGCATGGATTCCTTTTGATCATGCGAAGCACAGGATATATTCAACAGACTGCGATTGTTATTGGCGCCACCGAAACCGGACAAAAACTGGCCCAGTATTTAATGGCCAATCCATTCCTCGGTATCGAGGTCGCTGGGTTTTTCGATGACACCCAGCCGGTCGGCGTGGATGTAAAAGTAGGCCGTGGGCATCGGGTGAAGGTATTGGGTCGGATAAATGATTGTCAGGAATACATGCGAAACGAAGAAATCGATCTGGCCTTTTTGGCATTGCCCATGCGTGAAGAAAAAACGATCACCGAAATCCTTTGCAAGTTGGGAAACTCCTGGCATGGCATGCTCATGGTCCAGGACATATTCAGCAACGTGATTCAGAAGGCTAGGCTCCAACCTCTGGGCGAGTTGCAGGTAATGAATTTCTGCCTCTTCCCCAGGTGGAAAAGGGTATTCGACATCGTTTTTTCACTCATTGTTCTTCTGATCACTCTGCCTCTGTGGCTGATCATCCTGCTGGCTATCAAGGCCGAAGATGGCGGACCGATATTTTTTCACCAGACGAGGGTGGCCGAAGGCGGTAAATGTTTCAACAGTCTGAAATTCAGATCCATGCATCCCGATGCACAAGAGCGCCTCGAATATTTATTACACAAAGATCCGCTGCTTCAGGAGGAGTGGCTGGCGCGATCCAAACTCAAAAACGATCCCAGGGAGACCCGAGTTGGAAAAATCATGAGGCGTTTCAGCGTTGACGAGCTGCCTCAGTTGCTCAATGTCCTCTCCGGTGAAATGAGCATCGTCGGGGCCAGACCGGTCATATATGAAGAGTTGGAGAAGTACTATCGAGAAGCCACATTGACCTATTGTGCCATGAAACCCGGCATAACGGGTCCGTGGCAGGTGGTTTCCCATAATGAGGGATTGAATTATGCCGACCGGGTCGAGATGGACCGTAGGTATATCCTGCAATGTTCAATATGGAACGATTTGGGTATCATTCTAAAAACGATCTGGCGCATCATTTTTGCGAAAGGCACCTGA
- a CDS encoding YdcF family protein yields MVPSAQIFYQKRSFILAVIVFIAVLVSVWATLFLPSYLLYETPPIDADVVVVFGGNDFEARKRQAQELIDKGRVSFMIVPFQGRIYATRKANTLIAPTQTTAIVREIRSKNLRFYVEETHIEMLQTLKLLAYIQASRAIIVSSPYHMRRIQVIADLVLDPHIYTVAFVPTAYAPPNKPWFTSRVDVKWVFSELGKISWLRLYSPFYSPTY; encoded by the coding sequence ATGGTGCCATCTGCCCAAATCTTTTATCAAAAACGCTCATTCATATTAGCCGTAATTGTTTTCATAGCCGTATTGGTATCTGTATGGGCCACATTATTTCTACCCAGTTACCTGCTCTATGAGACGCCACCGATAGACGCTGATGTGGTTGTGGTGTTTGGGGGTAACGATTTCGAAGCACGCAAGAGACAAGCTCAGGAGTTGATCGACAAAGGGCGAGTAAGTTTTATGATTGTGCCGTTTCAAGGGAGGATCTACGCCACTCGAAAGGCCAATACACTTATAGCTCCGACTCAGACCACCGCTATTGTCAGAGAAATCCGTTCGAAGAACCTCCGGTTCTATGTGGAGGAGACCCACATCGAGATGCTGCAGACGTTGAAGCTATTGGCATACATCCAAGCATCGCGGGCTATCATCGTTAGCTCACCCTATCACATGCGGCGTATCCAGGTCATCGCCGACTTGGTATTAGACCCGCATATTTATACTGTCGCCTTCGTACCCACAGCCTATGCTCCGCCAAATAAACCATGGTTTACCAGCCGGGTCGATGTGAAATGGGTATTCTCCGAGTTGGGAAAGATCAGTTGGCTGCGGCTTTACAGTCCTTTCTATTCGCCCACATACTGA
- a CDS encoding YjbH domain-containing protein translates to MAVRPNGTVPLMLLHSSTPSCRVLTGTSILILSLLLICLLCAEVAAADKPYDMSANWGGTGLMEIPTARILPDGAMRLGFANADPYRWYSFGFGAFPGLEFTARYTDVTNLPSGLGSDFGSYKDKAFDLKYQLLPESKLVPAIAIGLNDFQGTRLFESQYLVISRQLYPLDITLGVGRKRLKGQLSIGDEIGFWGGVEWAITDRLHLLLEYNPIDYEKDPLPIKGVPEGSDFPLNAGLRYRTWFGCDLGLSYQRGDTLGFSVHLQFGLGRPILPPKPDPPSWRFAGCLAPATEARIETVQRLTSDVKKAGLDNVSVTLSDRELIVEFENNRYPSDSQAAGRVMRLMLAHSQHHDIQLTIVMKRSGLKILRISVDSEDLRRYLVGQLAPDQFAQSLSIVNADPSATAQAMDTAINHREKRQALDYGVDPVLESFFNDPSGVYQARLTLRPYGTAHVWPGAAIHGSFDIPLFSDIESSNVPPPEAVRSDFWKYLGSETAVNRLVFDQLIKLGPPVFARISAGYLERMYAGVGGEVLAFLDQGRWALGLEGDWVRKRDPDDSWTLTDQVEYTLLGNVYYRYLPLDITLKMQVGRFLAGDQGVRFEYRRRFDTGAQIGFWYSITDTDDLTGFNKGYNDQGIFLKLPFTMFTDRPTRRTIHYQISPWTRDVGVTIDHWRSVYDIAADLSPAYFRRNLDEIEK, encoded by the coding sequence ATGGCCGTGCGACCGAATGGAACGGTTCCGCTGATGCTATTGCACAGCAGCACCCCATCCTGCCGTGTCCTTACCGGAACGTCCATTCTGATCCTATCGCTTTTGCTCATTTGTCTTCTTTGCGCCGAAGTGGCGGCTGCTGACAAACCGTATGATATGAGTGCCAATTGGGGTGGGACCGGTCTGATGGAGATCCCCACGGCCAGGATTTTACCCGACGGCGCCATGCGCCTGGGCTTCGCCAATGCAGATCCCTATAGATGGTACAGCTTCGGGTTTGGGGCCTTCCCCGGCCTGGAGTTTACGGCCCGATATACGGATGTGACCAATCTCCCATCGGGCCTGGGATCGGATTTCGGATCGTACAAAGACAAAGCGTTCGATCTGAAATACCAGCTGCTGCCCGAATCCAAACTCGTCCCTGCGATCGCTATCGGTCTAAACGACTTTCAGGGCACCCGGCTTTTCGAATCCCAGTATCTGGTCATCAGCCGGCAGCTCTATCCTTTGGACATCACCTTGGGCGTGGGCCGCAAACGCTTGAAGGGACAACTGTCCATCGGCGATGAGATTGGATTTTGGGGCGGCGTCGAATGGGCCATCACAGATCGCCTGCACTTGTTGCTGGAGTACAATCCCATCGACTACGAAAAAGATCCATTACCGATTAAAGGCGTTCCCGAGGGCAGTGATTTTCCACTGAATGCGGGGCTGCGATACCGGACATGGTTCGGATGCGATCTCGGGCTTTCCTATCAGCGTGGCGACACCCTCGGTTTTTCAGTTCACCTTCAATTCGGTCTGGGCCGTCCCATCCTGCCGCCCAAGCCCGATCCACCGTCATGGCGCTTCGCCGGTTGCCTGGCGCCTGCGACCGAAGCCCGCATCGAAACAGTTCAACGATTGACATCGGATGTGAAAAAGGCCGGGCTCGATAATGTGTCGGTAACGCTGTCAGACCGTGAGCTGATCGTCGAATTCGAAAACAACCGTTATCCCTCCGACAGTCAGGCTGCGGGTCGTGTGATGCGGTTGATGTTGGCGCACTCACAACACCATGATATTCAACTCACCATTGTGATGAAGCGTAGTGGACTGAAAATATTGAGGATATCGGTAGACTCCGAGGATCTTCGGCGTTATCTGGTGGGCCAATTGGCGCCCGATCAGTTTGCGCAGTCGCTTTCGATAGTCAATGCTGATCCCTCTGCTACGGCCCAGGCCATGGACACGGCGATCAATCATCGCGAGAAGCGCCAAGCGTTGGACTACGGAGTAGATCCTGTTCTGGAATCCTTTTTCAACGATCCCTCCGGCGTTTACCAAGCCCGCCTCACGCTCAGGCCCTACGGTACTGCTCACGTCTGGCCGGGGGCCGCGATCCATGGCAGTTTTGACATCCCCCTGTTTTCGGATATCGAGTCGTCGAACGTCCCCCCGCCCGAGGCCGTCCGCAGCGATTTTTGGAAATACCTCGGCAGCGAGACAGCGGTAAACCGGCTTGTTTTTGATCAACTCATCAAGCTTGGACCGCCCGTTTTTGCGCGTATCAGCGCCGGATACCTCGAGCGCATGTATGCCGGGGTGGGCGGGGAGGTGTTGGCTTTCCTCGACCAGGGGCGTTGGGCACTCGGCTTGGAAGGCGACTGGGTTCGCAAACGCGATCCGGATGACAGCTGGACGCTTACAGATCAGGTGGAATACACCTTGCTGGGTAATGTTTACTATCGCTATCTACCCTTGGACATCACCTTGAAGATGCAGGTCGGCCGTTTCCTGGCCGGAGACCAGGGCGTGCGGTTCGAATATCGGCGACGCTTCGACACGGGCGCGCAAATCGGCTTCTGGTACAGCATCACAGATACAGATGATTTGACAGGATTTAACAAGGGATACAACGATCAGGGCATTTTTCTCAAACTGCCCTTCACCATGTTCACCGACCGGCCGACACGCAGGACAATACACTACCAGATATCGCCATGGACCCGGGACGTTGGTGTGACCATCGACCACTGGAGGAGTGTTTACGACATCGCCGCCGATTTGAGCCCGGCCTATTTCAGACGCAATCTGGATGAGATCGAAAAATAG